The stretch of DNA GCTTATTTGCTGCTTACGCTTTTGTTGATAGCGATGCCCGCAAAATGCACGTCAACCCTGAGAATTGCGTTTTAAAAACCGACCTTCAATAAGATTAACGATACTTCCTGCATCATTGATGTCCAGGCAGGGAACGCCTCTTTCAAGCGGCCTGTCGCTCGCAACGGCAATGAGATTATCTTCCCTGGTACATAAAGGTTCGTGCTTCAGTCCTGATCGAACGACCTCAATTTTTGGATGCGGATTTTTTTTAAAACCTTCAGAAAGGATAATATCAACATCCCGAATATAGTGATCCGTCAATTCCGATAATTCATAGTCTCTGTTTACATCTTCAATAACAGCGACCCGGTGGGGTGAGGCTATGACGGTAACCTGTGCACCCGCTTTTTTATGGCGCCAGCTATCTTTCCCCTCATGATCGATGTCAAAACCGTGATTGTTATGTTTGATCGTACCTACTCGATAGCCCCTTCGCCGTAACTCTATTATCAATTTTTCAATCAGGGTCGTTTTCCCCGTATTCGAGCGCCCCACAATAGAC from Deltaproteobacteria bacterium encodes:
- the mobB gene encoding molybdopterin-guanine dinucleotide biosynthesis protein B codes for the protein MIPIVSIVGRSNTGKTTLIEKLIIELRRRGYRVGTIKHNNHGFDIDHEGKDSWRHKKAGAQVTVIASPHRVAVIEDVNRDYELSELTDHYIRDVDIILSEGFKKNPHPKIEVVRSGLKHEPLCTREDNLIAVASDRPLERGVPCLDINDAGSIVNLIEGRFLKRNSQG